One genomic window of Salvia miltiorrhiza cultivar Shanhuang (shh) chromosome 4, IMPLAD_Smil_shh, whole genome shotgun sequence includes the following:
- the LOC131022947 gene encoding uncharacterized protein LOC131022947: MTTRSHPTSSRSPFSADILANTLPRSYKPISLDYDGTTDPEVHLNRFEGLVTLHMYTEGINCWIFSTTLTGPTQLWFGTLAPNSIHSFEDLQTRFLRQFASSRRVGKSALSLMDIKQDQNETLREYTARFNLAALEVPEAESQIKNCAYVRGLKPGLFFDELQITPTRDFDDIMARLLGYLQLEDTRMARKAENDKHKAKRAEEAPERNNRHQDRAPLRGLPPRVPPPQAEGPPRQQRTVNEVNRFDEYTPLNKPQEEIFHLIKNQSFFRAPGTYRDGQPQQGPNNKLCEYHNSYGHFTKHFGHLKHQLELLVRQGNLDQFIARGNEGQGPRPEQRNEPRQDQGNNRDRRPKENRDNHRGGVEGRVPPFPYRREVHMIFGENGTPTSNRAKKQVVRAVKSGYYPKQVMEITGATEEPVISFGAEDLRTLMYPHDDALIITADIAGFIVHRVFVDSGSAVNILYLECLQNMGVEAHIEPTNTPLFGFGGEMVMPIGFVELSLSLGNADASKTRVIRFLVVDMPKPSYNVILGRPALTMFRAIISMFHLKMKFPIRGGRVGEVWGDQKMSKACHVQMLTHSSG, from the coding sequence ATGACGACAAGGTCCCACCCCACCAGCAGCCGGAGTCCTTTTTCCGCTGATATCTTGGCGAATACTCTACCAAGGAGTTACAAACCTATTTCTCTAGATTACGATGGTACCACCGACCCAGAGGTACACCTCAACCGGTTTGAGGGACTGGTCACTCTTCACATGTACACAGAGGGCATCAACTGCTGGATATTCTCCACCACGTTAACTGGACCCACCCAATTGTGGTTTGGGACGCTCGCCCCAAATTCTATTCACTCGTTCGAGGATCTACAGACGCGTTTCTTAAGGCAGTTCGCGAGCTCGCGGAGGGTTGGGAAGTCAGCTCTTTCCTTGATGGACATCAAACAAGATCAAAACGAAACACTCCGGGAATACACTGCTAGATTcaacctcgctgctctggaggtgccggAAGCGGAATCACAAATTAAAAACTGTGCTTATGTTAGAGGGTTAAAACCAGGACTCTTCTTTGATGAGTTACAAATCACACCGACAAGGGATTTTGACGATATCATGGCCAGACTGCTGGGATATTTGCAGTTGGAGGATACCAGGATGGCACGAAAAGCTGAAAATGACAAGCATAAGGCCAAGAGGGCCGAGGAAGCACCAGAGCGGAACAACAGGCACCAAGATCGGGCGCCCTTAAGAGGATTGCCCCCAAGGGTACCTCCTCCCCAAGCAGAGGGACCACCGCGCCAACAGCGCACTGTGAATGAGGTCAATCGTTTTGACGAGTATACCCCACTGAACAAACCGCAAGAAGAGATCTTCCACCTGATCAAAAACCAGTCGTTCTTCAGAGCGCCGGGGACTTACAGGGATGGGCAGCCACAACAGGGCCCTAATAACAAATTGTGCGAGTACCACAATTCTTATGGACACTTCACTAAGCACTTTGGACATCTTAAGCATCAATTGGAGCTTTTGGTACGCCAGGGAAATCTGGATCAGTTCATAGCCCGGGGAAATGAGGGCCAAGGTccgaggccagagcagagaaacgagCCCCGACAGGACCAGGGGAACAACCGAGACCGAAGGCCGAAGGAAAATCGGGATAACCACAGAGGAGGAGTAGAGGGTCGGGTACCTCCCTTCCCGTACCGAAGAGAAGTACACATGATCTTTGGGGAAAATGGGACACCCACATCCAACAGGGCCAAGAAACAGGTTGTACGAGCAGTGAAATCAGGTTATTATCCCAAACAAGTGATGGAGATTACGGGCGCGACAGAGGAGCCGGTCATCAGCTTCGGGGCAGAGGACCTGAGAACGCTTATGTATCCGCATGACGATGCGCTGATTATCACGGCAGACATAGCCGGTTTTATTGTTCATCGCGTCTTCGTAGACTCGGGCAGTGCAGTGAATATTTTATATCTAGAGTGCCTCCAGAACATGGGAGTCGAAGCCCACATTGAACCAACAAACACCCCGTTATTCGGGTTTGGgggagaaatggtcatgccaATAGGTTTTGTGGAGTTGTCGTTAAGTCTTGGCAATGCGGATGCCAGCAAGACCAGGGTAATACGATTCCTGGTAGTGGACATGCCGAAACCATCCTACAATGTGATACTTGGCCGTCCTGCCCTAACGATGTTCAGAGCAATCATTTCCATGTTCCATCtaaaaatgaaattccccatcagagggggaagagtgggagaagtatgGGGCGACCAGAAAATGTCGAAAGCATGCCATGTACAGATGCTTACGCACTCTTCAGGGTAG
- the LOC131022950 gene encoding uncharacterized protein LOC131022950, with amino-acid sequence MYVEDSSSFYEVDDTADGVSKVCYSSVDDEYTCSCKLFTRKALLCRHIFFVMRNKKLTRIPDKYIDARWSKLSRVAAPLTEHLSIEKRFSGNNHLFLELCKSIGHVRGDSILKVQLFDDLKGLAEKYSKLGVPIDKSCKNDMFVEYYGSVRPTEVDVLPPSVVHTKGSGSGGRRKSTREKLVEQALKPKRKCKKCNRLANHDSRNCPGVDVAEE; translated from the exons ATGTATGTGGAGGATAGCAGTAGTTTTTATGAAGTTGATGATACGGCTGATGGTGTCTCGAAGGTGTGTTACAGCTCGGTTGATGACGAGTACACATGCTCCTGTAAGTTGTTCACTAGGAAGGCTCTCCTGTGCAGACACATCTTCTTTGTTATGAGGAACAAAAAATTGACTCGCATCCCAGATAAGTACATTGATGCAAGGTGGTCAAAGTTGTCAAGAGTTGCTGCACCTCTAACTGAACATCTTTCCATTGAAAAGAGGTTTTCTGGAAATAACCACCTTTTCTTGGAATTGTGCAAATCCATTGGTCATGTTAGAGGCGACTCCATTCTTAAGGTCCAACTGTTTGATGATTTGAAAGGTTTGGCAGAAAAGTATTCAAAGTTGGGAGTACCCATTGATAAGAGCTGCAAGAATGATATGTTTGTTGAATACTATGGTTCTGTAAGACCAACTGAAGTTGACGTGCTACCACCGAGCGTAGTACACACTAAAG gtAGCGGTTCTGGTGGGCGAAGGAAGTCTACGAGGGAGAAACTAGTTGAACAAGCTCTGAAGCCCAAAAGAAAATGCAAGAAGTGCAATAGGTTGGCTAATCATGACTCTAGGAACTGCCCAGGAGTTGATGTCGCAGAGGAATGA
- the LOC131022948 gene encoding protein FAR1-RELATED SEQUENCE 5-like, translating into MSDEDVHRSRDEQYIIDLVTPTCDPQLIPFEGQIFPTLELGVKFYEEYADAAGFETHLSTPKKTEDSTMLYRYVLYNRAGLKPKKKIPSNTKGNEPKKQRQTVSIRVECMAHIVLRHAGNRGYRVTTFDEEHTHNMVPEGQRHLMNSKRNVNYIHQMMMLTGMKANIGPMKTFRFYKELVGGYDDVGCTPQDFKNYGRDLRAFSDGVDARILLDNFRDKQESCPGFKFSFDTFEDTTLKRLYKMILTPFTGRDNHGRCITFGAALISNEDVESYSWVFSKFVESMGAHPLILITDQDPAMRKAIENPDLVEPSVFEEKWHRLMDEYDLGGNRWFTDMFALRANWVPAYFRDTKMSGLFRTTSLSESENSFFRRHVNKNSNLVQLYMHYVGAMEAQRNTYDTITLADETGSLDLITQSHIEHHASTVYTNKIFKEEVQVEIVSAA; encoded by the exons ATGTCCGACGAAG ATGTTCATAGATCTCGTGATGAACAATATATTATTGACTTAGTCACACCCACGTGTGATCCTCAATTGATTCCATTTGAGGGACAAATATTTCCTACATTGGAGTTGGGTGTCAAATTCTATGAGGAGTACGCGGATGCAGCTGGCTTTGAGACACATCTAAGTACGCCCAAAAAAACGGAAGACAGTACCATGCTTTATAGGTATGTGTTATATAACCGAGCTGGATTGAAGCCCAAGAAAAAAATTCCGTCGAATACTAAGGGAAATGAACCTAAGAAGCAAAGGCAAACAGTGTCTATTAGAGTTGAATGTATGGCACACATTGTCCTCCGTCATGCTGGTAATCGTGGATACAGGGTCACCACCTTTGATGAGGAGCACACGCACAATATGGTCCCTGAAGGTCAGCGGCATCTTATGAATTCTAAGAGAAATGTCAATTATATTCATCAAATGATGATGCTTACTGGAATGAAAGCGAATATCGGGCCTATGAAGACATTTAGATTTTATAAGGAACTAGTCGGTGGATACGATGATGTGGGCTGTACTCCACAAGATTTCAAGAATTATGGTCGTGATCTAAGGGCGTTTTCCGATGGAGTTGATGCCCGCATATTATTAGATAATTTCAGGGATAAACAAGAGAGTTGTCCAGGTTTTAAGTTCTCCTTTGATACATTTGAAGATACTACATTGAAGAGACT GTACAAAATGATATTAACTCCTTTCACTGGCAGGGACAATCATGGGAGATGCATAACCTTTGGTGCTGCTCTTATTTCGAATGAGGATGTTGAATCCTATTCATGGGTCTTCAGCAAATTTGTTGAGAGTATGGGAGCTCATCCACTTATCCTTATAACAGATCAAGACCCGGCAATGAGAAAGGCCATTGAAAAC cctgatcttgTTGAACCTTCTGTCTTTGAGGAGAAATGGCACCGTCTCATGGATGAGTATGACCTCGGCGGCAATAGATGGTTTACCGACATGTTTGCATTAAGAGCCAATTGGGTACCGGCATATTTTCGGGACACTAAAATGAGTGGGCTCTTCAGGACGACGTCATTGTCAGAGAGTGAAAATAGTTTCTTCAGACGGCACGTTAATAAGAACTCGAATTTGGTGCAACTATATATGCATTATGTTGGAGCTATGGAGGCACAACGTAATACATATGATACTATAACTCTGGCTGACGAAACTGGTTCTCTTGATTTGATTACCCAGTCTCATATAGAACACCATGCATCAACCGTATACACGaataaaatattcaaggaggAGGTGCAAGTGGAAATTGTTTCCGCCGCATGA